The segment TGGCGTGTTTCGCCGTATACATACAGCAAATTTTTGAGCAGTAACTTTTGCCCCGTTCAGACTTGTCGCGTGAACCTACACATTGAACAAATACTACTTTTTTAGGCTTCTTATGGTCGGAAGGCCGAACAAATTTACCGCCTGTCGGACCTGCTGCATTCGTTAAACGCTCAAATTCCAGCGACGTAATAACGTCAGGATGACTACCATACTGATACTCGCCGAATTTATCCAGACTAATAATATCATAGCCTGTGGCCACAACAATGGCGCCGTATTTCTTCGTTATTTTCGTATCTTCCTGGGTATAGTCAATAGCGCCAGCCGGACAGATTTTTTCACAGACGCCGCATTTTCCTGATTGGAATTTCAGACAGTGTTCTCTGTCAATGACAGGTACATTGGGCACGGCCTGAGGAAATGGAGTATAAATAGCGCCGCGATTTCTTAGTCCTTCATCAAATTCACTTTTCGTGGTTCTTGAGGGGCATTTGGAACTGCATATGCCGCAACCGCTGCATTTTTCCATGTTGACGCTGCGGGCTTTTTGATTCATGGTTACTTCAAAATTTCCTACATAACCACTCACCTTTTCCACTTCGCTATACGTATAAAGCGTAATATTGGGATGCGTAGAAGCATCAACCATTTTAGGCGTCAAAATACAAGCCGAACAATCTAGTGTTGGAAAGGTCTTGTCAATCTGCGACATTTTACCGCCAATACTCGGGGTTTTTTCAATAATATCGACTTCGTAGCCTGCATCTGCAATATCGAGTGCCGTCTGAATACCGGCAATGCCGCCGCCGATGACAAGAGCTCTGTGTTCTACGCCGATTTCGCCTGGTATGAGCTCCGTGTTGCCGGCAGCTTTGGCAACGGCTGCGCGAACGAGGGCAATGGCTTTTTTCGTACCTTCCTCTTTATTCTTATGCACCCACGAACATTGTTCCCGAATATTGGCGATTTCTACTAGAAAAGGATTCAATCCAGCTGCTTGAGCTGTTTTACGGAAAGTTGCCTCATGCATACGTGGCGAACAGGATGCAATAACAACGCGATCGAGACTTTGTTCCTTAATAGTACTTTTCACTAATTTCTGGCCCACTTCGCTGCACATGTATTGATAGTTTTGGGCCGCCACAACACCGGGTATTTCGGCGGCTGCTTTAACAACTTCATCGATGTTGACTGTTCCGGCAATATTCGTTCCGCACCAGCAAACAAAAACTCCGATTTTATGCAATTTGATTCCTCCTTAAAATAACGATTGCTTTACTAAGGAAATGTTATTTTTTTCACAAAAAAACTACCAAGATGGGATATTCTCGTTTTCTTGTGATTACTTGCTATACTTACGAAATCCGCTGACAATGGCTTGTTGCGGCATCTTGCCATCCAATTTTTCAGGCACGCTAGCGGTTTTTAAATAACTGTTACCCGAACATCTGATGAGTGTAAGACGAACAGCCTCCATTAATTTTGCCAGATCAATCTCTCTTGGACAACGGGCGGCACAAGTAAAACAAGAAGCACAATTCCAGATGGTCTGGCTTGCTGCAATCTTCTCTATCTGCCCACATTGCAATAACCGGATGACCTGATGCGGCAAGATATCCATATTGCTTGTAGCCGGACAACCAGCAGAGCATTTTGCACATTGTATACAATCTTGGATATGTTCTCCACTGATTTCAAGAATTTGTTCTAAAACTTGCTTTTGTTTGGTCGGAACAATTTTTTCTCTCACCACGCTACCCCCCTTCACTTATTTAACACCTAACGCTTCGGCCAGTAACTCAGTAAAATAATGAACGCTGACCTTACTTTTTATTTCTGTCTTACTTGTTTCAAGATTATATTTACAAAGCGGACAGGCCGTAACAATTTCTTCAGCCGCTTGTTTTACAGCTGATTCGATAATATTTTTCGTCATTTCAGAGACGGGATTATTTTTATTGACTGCAAGATAGCCGCCACAACACTCCGTCCGATAAGGATAACGAACCGGCGTTGCACCTAAGGCATGAATAAAGTCTTCTAATATGGAGGGATTTTCCGGATCATCAAACTGCATGACTTTACTTGGACGAAGGAGCAGGCAACCGTAGTAAGCACCGATTTTTCGCCCTGTCAGCGGATTTTTTACTTGTTGAGCGAGTTTGTCAAATCCTACTTCATCACGAATCACTTCAAGATAGTGCAGCACTTCGCCTTGACCCTGGTAGTCTTCAGACAGTTCCAGATAATTATTGACTTTTTGTCTGACATTTTCATTACTTCTCATGTCTTCATTCACTCTTTTGATGACATGATGACAAGCAGCACATAAAGTAACCAGTTTTTCACCCTTTTGCTGCGCCGCTGCTAAACTTCTCACAGCCGATAATTTCGTCGCCATTTCATCTGTTGCAAGTGGATAAACGGCACCACAGCACTGCCAGTCAGCTTGTTCTTCAAGCTCGATGCCTAAGACTTTGGCAGAATCAAGGGCATACTTTTCCAATTCTTGCGCCTTCGTCTTCAAAGTACAACCGGGATAGTAACTATACTTCATCATAATTTGTCTAGACTAAAAAATAAAGCTGTCTAGACTGACCTCCTCTCAATTTTACAAATGTAGGAATTCCTGTTGATTTACCCTCGAAATCTAAAATTTTATTGCATGATGCTATCGAGTGGCGTCGGTCTTACATAATAATGAAAATAGATAAAAAAAAGGTTCGTGAAATTTTGCACGTTTACATTAAAAATTATAACAGGAAATAAAGCAAAAAAACATAGTTTTATCGAAATTTGCTGATAAGTATTATTTATCAAATCATAAGACATTTGTATCTAACAGGAAAATGTATTTCATTAACAGGATGCCGTCTTAGTTTGTATCCAAATCAGTCGTCCAGCCAAAGCAATGGCACCCGAAGCCAAACCAGCAATAAATCCCACCCAGTATCCAAACGCTCCCCAAGCAGGAAAATGAGATAAAATAATGCCAATAGGAAGTCCAATAACCCAATAAGAGACAAGGGCTACGACAAAGGTAATGGTTACATCCTTGTAGCCACGCAGGACACCTTGAATGGGTGCGGCAATGGCATCAAACAGTTGAAAAAAAGCGGCATAAAGTAAAAAATGCTCTGTCAGTTGCAGTATGTTCCGATCATTTGTATACAAAGCAGCCACTTTTTCACTACCTAGCCATAACCCAGCCGCACAGACCAGTGCCACAATAAGCGAAAATCCGATACCTACATGGGTATATTGCCTGGCATCGTGCAGTCTTTTCGCCCCTACTTCAAATCCCACAACAATGGTTAAAGCCATACTCATACTGAGTGGAAGCATATAGACCATTCCGGCAAAATTGCTTGCCGCCTGATGAGCAGCAATCGTTAATGTTCCGAATTTGGCAACTAAGATGGTTACGACGCCAAAGATACTTGTTTCGCAAAAAATGGCAAAACCAATGGGAATGCCGATCTGGAGCAATTCCTTCCAGGCTGACAAAGATATTTGATAACAGGTGCGAAATATGCCGTAATCATGAAAAGGCGCTCGCAAGTGGATCACGCAAATCAAAATAGCAGCGATAACCCAATAAGTAATCGCCGAGGCATACCCAGCCCCTACTCCGCCGAGACGGGGAAACCCATATTTTCCAAAAACGAGCAAATAATTAAACACTACATTAATAGGCAAGGCACAAAGAGTAATAACCATCGTGATACGCGTATAACCCAGCGTATCAATAAAATTGCGTAATGTTGTGCTGACAAATAGCGGCATAATGCCGAAAGCTATGGCACCTAAAAAGCCATAGGCAATATTTTTTACAGCCGGTTCTAGCTGCATCAAATCCAAGGCAGGCAGCAGTGTCACCGCACCAACAATGAGAACAAGCACAGCTAAAGCCAATGCAAGATAAACACCTTGCATGAGAATAAAAGGCATTTCTTTATTACGGCCAGCCCCATTTAGTTGGGCTATAATCGGTGTAACAGCTATTAATATACCGTTAATTCCAGTAAAAATAGGTAACCAAACATTGGCACCAATGGCGACACCTGCTAAGTCATTTTGACTGGCATGACCAGACATCATGGTGTCAAAAAAGCCGATGGAACATAAGGCAATTTGCGTAATAAGAATGGGAAGTAAAATAATGAATAGTTGACGAATCTTCTGCTTCATTGTATAGGTTTGATTCATAGTAAGATACCTCTGTTTCTAAAAAATAGCTCGCTCTTTCTTCGTATTTCTTCACTATTTTGCTCAATTCCTTGTTTTAAATTTTTTTCGTTAAGTCAACAAGGAAAAAAACGCGTGTTTGCGGAATTGTTTGTATGAGTAAGTAAGTGAGGTGTTACTGTTATATGAGCCATGCTGCGAAAGACTTTGTACTACGCGAAAATAAGTTTATTGAAGAAAATGATAAGTTGACTGAGAAAAGCAAAAAAAGGCTGAAAAAATCAAAAGCTGACAATACGCTAAAGGCTTATGAAGCCGATTGGCTGGATTTTTATGAATGGTGCTACCATGCTGGTCTAAAGGTTTTGCCAGCAGAACCTGAAACAATTGTAAATTATATCAATGATTTAGCTGATAATGCCAAGGCCAATACCGTTTCGAGACGCCTTAGCGCCATTTCAGAAAATCATAAGGCCGCTGGATTCGAAGAAAACAACCCCTGTCGGAGAGGCCTTGTCAGAAATGCCTTAGATGCGATTAAACGTGAAAAAGGCACCATTCAACGAGGAAAAGCGCCACTTTTACTGGAAGATTTACAAGATATTACACCTCATTTTGATATTTTAGATATTGCTGGAATTCGTGATAAAGCATTAGTGTTAACAGGGTTTATGGGGGCTTTCCGTCGTTCTGAATTAGTCAAGATCGATGTAGAAGACCTCACTTTTACCCGTGACGGAGTCATAATTTTAGTGCATCACTCCAAAGGCGACCAAGAAGGTCAAGGCGAATATGTTGCCATTCCTTATAATCCCGATTCAACAGTGTGTGCCGTTGTAGCCTTAAAACATTGGATGAATGCCGCGAAACTGACGGCAGGTCCGCTTTTTCGACCACTAAACAAATATAAACAATTACGACCACGTCGGCTTACAGATAAATCCGTCGCTCTCATTGTAAAAAAATACGCCGCTCTTGCTGGTCGCAATGCGGCAGATTTTGCTGGTCATAGTTTAAGGCGGGGATTTGCTACAAGCGCGGCACAACATGATGTAGATGAAAGAACCATCATGCATCAAACACGCCATAAATCAGAAAAAATGGTTCGCCGTTATATCGAACAGGGAAATTTATTTAAAAATAATGCCCTAAACAAGATGTTTTAATAAAAAAGCAGAAACCCCGGTTAAGCAAAATATTGGACTTGGCATGCTGCCCTATTATGATAATTTTAATAAAGAGTATCAAATTGATATTCTTTATTAGATAGCTTCTTATAGACTAATTTCTGTCTGAAAAACAATCACTGCTTGTCCACCAATTTTTACTTGACTAGGGGAACCACCAACAATATCTACTTGAACTTCTATAATGCCGCTGCGCCCAATTGCTGAGCCTTGTTCACCTTTATATTTAAAAGTTACACCATTATGTTGCACTAATTGATGCTTAACAAGATAAGCACCGAGAGGACCATTTGCATTGCCTGTGACCGGATCTTCAGCAATGCCGATGGCAGGTGCAAACATCCTGCCATGAGTCAGCACTTCGGGAGTGATTGAATCAAGGGTGAAAACAAAATAGCCATTGCAGTTTATGTTTTTACTGAGTTGTTTTAATAGTGTCAGGTCTGGTGTTATGGTGTTCAATTTTTTTATGGATTTAATACCGATTATAACTTTGGAGTGTCCAGTCAATACGATTTGTATAGGGCACCGTTCATCCATTTCTTCTTCAGATAATCATTTCTAACCCATTTCGATATTGCCATTCATTGTCCTGCGAATAAAATTTTCTATATCATTTCAAATAAAAAAAGCCCGTACATAACTATTATGCTATGTATGAACTCTACTTGATCCCCTATCTCGTCCCAAGCTAAGATAGGAGATCATATAGGATATTTGGTTATTTGGAAGTCCTTTTTAATTTGTGAGCCTCATATCTTTTCTTTCCTTCTTCAAACGCCGCTTCTTCTTCAGAAGTTTCTATTACGAGCTCTGGTAAAATATTAGGTCTTCCTTTTTTATCTAAGGATACCATGGTAAAAAATGCTGATAGAGCCTTGTTCCGTCCTTCGCATTCTAAATCTTCAACCTCAACAGTCACTGCTACTTCCATTGAAGATCTTCCAGCATAGACAACTTGTGCCGTACAAATAA is part of the Pelorhabdus rhamnosifermentans genome and harbors:
- a CDS encoding 4Fe-4S dicluster domain-containing protein encodes the protein MREKIVPTKQKQVLEQILEISGEHIQDCIQCAKCSAGCPATSNMDILPHQVIRLLQCGQIEKIAASQTIWNCASCFTCAARCPREIDLAKLMEAVRLTLIRCSGNSYLKTASVPEKLDGKMPQQAIVSGFRKYSK
- a CDS encoding site-specific integrase, producing MSHAAKDFVLRENKFIEENDKLTEKSKKRLKKSKADNTLKAYEADWLDFYEWCYHAGLKVLPAEPETIVNYINDLADNAKANTVSRRLSAISENHKAAGFEENNPCRRGLVRNALDAIKREKGTIQRGKAPLLLEDLQDITPHFDILDIAGIRDKALVLTGFMGAFRRSELVKIDVEDLTFTRDGVIILVHHSKGDQEGQGEYVAIPYNPDSTVCAVVALKHWMNAAKLTAGPLFRPLNKYKQLRPRRLTDKSVALIVKKYAALAGRNAADFAGHSLRRGFATSAAQHDVDERTIMHQTRHKSEKMVRRYIEQGNLFKNNALNKMF
- a CDS encoding acyl-CoA thioesterase, translated to MKKSSSESKLVISQVMMPSQANVAGNIHGGEIIKLMDSTAYAAARRFARSNVVTARVDELEFHLPILIGDLVICTAQVVYAGRSSMEVAVTVEVEDLECEGRNKALSAFFTMVSLDKKGRPNILPELVIETSEEEAAFEEGKKRYEAHKLKRTSK
- a CDS encoding MATE family efflux transporter, with translation MNQTYTMKQKIRQLFIILLPILITQIALCSIGFFDTMMSGHASQNDLAGVAIGANVWLPIFTGINGILIAVTPIIAQLNGAGRNKEMPFILMQGVYLALALAVLVLIVGAVTLLPALDLMQLEPAVKNIAYGFLGAIAFGIMPLFVSTTLRNFIDTLGYTRITMVITLCALPINVVFNYLLVFGKYGFPRLGGVGAGYASAITYWVIAAILICVIHLRAPFHDYGIFRTCYQISLSAWKELLQIGIPIGFAIFCETSIFGVVTILVAKFGTLTIAAHQAASNFAGMVYMLPLSMSMALTIVVGFEVGAKRLHDARQYTHVGIGFSLIVALVCAAGLWLGSEKVAALYTNDRNILQLTEHFLLYAAFFQLFDAIAAPIQGVLRGYKDVTITFVVALVSYWVIGLPIGIILSHFPAWGAFGYWVGFIAGLASGAIALAGRLIWIQTKTASC
- a CDS encoding CoB--CoM heterodisulfide reductase iron-sulfur subunit B family protein translates to MMKYSYYPGCTLKTKAQELEKYALDSAKVLGIELEEQADWQCCGAVYPLATDEMATKLSAVRSLAAAQQKGEKLVTLCAACHHVIKRVNEDMRSNENVRQKVNNYLELSEDYQGQGEVLHYLEVIRDEVGFDKLAQQVKNPLTGRKIGAYYGCLLLRPSKVMQFDDPENPSILEDFIHALGATPVRYPYRTECCGGYLAVNKNNPVSEMTKNIIESAVKQAAEEIVTACPLCKYNLETSKTEIKSKVSVHYFTELLAEALGVK
- a CDS encoding CoB--CoM heterodisulfide reductase iron-sulfur subunit A family protein; translated protein: MHKIGVFVCWCGTNIAGTVNIDEVVKAAAEIPGVVAAQNYQYMCSEVGQKLVKSTIKEQSLDRVVIASCSPRMHEATFRKTAQAAGLNPFLVEIANIREQCSWVHKNKEEGTKKAIALVRAAVAKAAGNTELIPGEIGVEHRALVIGGGIAGIQTALDIADAGYEVDIIEKTPSIGGKMSQIDKTFPTLDCSACILTPKMVDASTHPNITLYTYSEVEKVSGYVGNFEVTMNQKARSVNMEKCSGCGICSSKCPSRTTKSEFDEGLRNRGAIYTPFPQAVPNVPVIDREHCLKFQSGKCGVCEKICPAGAIDYTQEDTKITKKYGAIVVATGYDIISLDKFGEYQYGSHPDVITSLEFERLTNAAGPTGGKFVRPSDHKKPKKVVFVQCVGSRDKSERGKSYCSKICCMYTAKHAMLLGDKYPDIESYVFYIDVRTPGKNFDEFYRRAVEEYGVHYIKGMVGKIFPEGDKLLVHGVDALTGETIKIDADLVVLAAATQAKPDAEALGRKLGISTDMNNFFTEAHPKLRPVETHSAGIYLAGACQGPKDIPETVAQASAAAAKAIVLLSKDKLVNNPCVSEVNENLCSGCLECTHICPYDAISAKELEMNDHGKITKRTVAHVNEALCQGCGGCTVTCRPGALDLKGFTNRQILAEVDAICQ